One Gordonia pseudamarae genomic window, GCCGCGCGTGGCCGACATCGAAGGATACGAACCCGGCGATGTCGACCCCGACACCACCCCGGCCACCGTCTATGGTCGCACCAAACTGCGCGGGGAGAAGATCGTCCTGCGTGATGACCCCACCAGCACCATCGTGCGGACCGCGTGGCTGTACACCGGCGGCCCCGACTCCCGTGACTTCGTGGGCACGATGCGCCGACTCGAAGCCCACCGTGATGCGATCGACGTGGTCAGCGACCAGATCGGCTCGCCCACCTATGCCTACGACCTGGCGGCGGGCCTGCTCGAGCTCGCCCGTCGCGGGCGAGACGACACCGTCGCCGGAAAAGTGCTTCACGCCACCAACTCGGGCCGGGCGAGCTGGTTCGAGCTGGCCGCCGCGGTATTCGCCGAGATCGGCGCCGACCCCGCGCGCGTTCACCCCTGCGCCACGGCGGATTTCCCCAGGCCCGCACCGCGTCCCGCGTATTCGGTGCTGTCCGGACGATCCTGGTCGGGCGCCGGGCTGACCCCACTGCGCGACTGGCGCGCGGCGTTGCACGAGGCGATCGCCGGGCCGCCGCAGGCGTGAACCGGACAACTCGGGCGACCGTCCGGTCGCGGGTATCGGTGGCCGGAGCCGGGGGATTGGTTACCCTGTCCCGGTGACTTCACAGTTGGCCGTCGTGACGGTGACCTACAACTCGGGTGACTATCTG contains:
- the rfbD gene encoding dTDP-4-dehydrorhamnose reductase, whose amino-acid sequence is MTRRLFVTGAAGQLGTAMRQTAAHSEFPLEVIPLTSADLDITDSESVRAALTGVDADDVVVNCIAYTDVDGAEEDHSGAHAVNVDGPAHLVRVTREKGAWLVQVSTDYVFSGTPPRVADIEGYEPGDVDPDTTPATVYGRTKLRGEKIVLRDDPTSTIVRTAWLYTGGPDSRDFVGTMRRLEAHRDAIDVVSDQIGSPTYAYDLAAGLLELARRGRDDTVAGKVLHATNSGRASWFELAAAVFAEIGADPARVHPCATADFPRPAPRPAYSVLSGRSWSGAGLTPLRDWRAALHEAIAGPPQA